One window of the Enterobacter huaxiensis genome contains the following:
- the luxS gene encoding S-ribosylhomocysteine lyase has product MPLLDSFTVDHTRMEAPAVRVAKTMHTPHGDTITVFDLRFCVPNKEVMPEKGIHTLEHLFAGFMRDHLNGNGVEIIDISPMGCRTGFYMSLIGVPDETRVADAWKAAMQDVLKVKEQNQIPELNVYQCGTYQMHSLEEAQEIARHIIERDVRVNSNDELALPKEKLQELHI; this is encoded by the coding sequence ATGCCGTTATTAGATAGCTTTACTGTCGACCATACCCGTATGGAAGCACCTGCAGTCCGCGTGGCGAAGACCATGCATACCCCGCACGGCGACACGATCACCGTTTTCGATCTGCGCTTCTGCGTGCCGAACAAGGAAGTGATGCCTGAGAAAGGCATTCATACCCTGGAACACCTGTTCGCCGGTTTCATGCGCGATCACCTGAACGGCAACGGCGTTGAGATCATCGATATCTCTCCGATGGGCTGCCGTACCGGCTTCTACATGAGCCTGATTGGCGTGCCTGACGAGACGCGCGTTGCAGATGCGTGGAAAGCGGCGATGCAGGACGTGCTGAAGGTGAAAGAGCAGAACCAGATCCCCGAGCTGAACGTTTACCAGTGCGGTACGTACCAGATGCACTCTCTGGAAGAAGCGCAGGAGATCGCCCGCCATATCATCGAACGTGACGTTCGCGTGAACAGCAACGACGAGCTGGCGCTGCCGAAAGAAAAGCTGCAGGAACTGCACATCTAG
- a CDS encoding AraC family transcriptional regulator, with protein MTTTSTFSFTHRPLVPFAHDYVHGDSEPWHQHDCAQLLHSLSGVVRVDTASGSWVVPPGRGVWLPAGTRHALRISGNVATRTLFIDPLARADLPATCQIVQISPLLRELILASLSLPESYSPGSRDERVYELILDEIRTMPVLPFHLPEPESEPLRHLCQQIRQASGESWSSLQAASMMGMSERTLNRHFQQQTGLRYSEWVRRARLLEALVRLAQGQPVLRVALDLGYGSHSAFTAMFRRVMGISPSDYFKND; from the coding sequence GTGACCACAACCTCAACCTTCTCCTTTACCCATCGACCGCTTGTTCCGTTCGCACATGATTACGTTCATGGCGACAGCGAGCCCTGGCACCAGCACGACTGCGCGCAGCTCCTGCACAGCCTGAGCGGTGTCGTGAGGGTGGATACCGCCTCTGGCAGTTGGGTCGTTCCGCCCGGTCGCGGCGTCTGGCTGCCTGCCGGCACACGGCACGCGCTTCGAATCAGCGGTAACGTTGCCACCCGAACGCTGTTTATCGATCCGCTTGCGCGCGCCGATCTCCCGGCAACCTGTCAGATCGTGCAAATCTCCCCGTTGCTACGCGAGCTGATCCTCGCCTCCCTTTCGCTTCCTGAATCGTACTCGCCCGGCAGTCGCGATGAACGGGTCTATGAGCTGATCCTCGATGAGATCCGCACTATGCCTGTGCTCCCGTTTCACCTGCCGGAGCCGGAAAGCGAGCCGTTACGCCACCTTTGCCAGCAGATACGGCAAGCCTCGGGGGAAAGCTGGAGCAGTCTGCAGGCCGCGAGCATGATGGGCATGAGCGAGCGCACGCTGAACCGCCATTTTCAGCAGCAGACCGGATTACGCTACAGCGAGTGGGTACGAAGGGCGCGACTGCTGGAAGCATTAGTTCGGCTGGCGCAGGGCCAGCCGGTGCTGCGCGTGGCGCTGGATCTGGGCTACGGTAGCCACAGCGCGTTCACAGCGATGTTCCGCCGGGTGATGGGTATCTCACCCAGCGACTATTTTAAGAACGACTGA
- the leuA gene encoding 2-isopropylmalate synthase, which produces MLNTPADKYQPYPAVFLPDRRWPEQRITRAPRWLSTDLRDGNQALAEPMDSVRKLQFWDLLLSCGFKEIEVAFPSASQTDFNFVRLLIEENRIPDDVTIQVLTQAREDLIIRTFASLRGAKQATVHLYNATAPLFRRLVFGMEKAQIVELAARSTRLIRTLCEENPDTRWQYEYSPETFCFTEPEFALEICEAVAEIWQPCAERPMVINLPATVEVSTPNVYADQIEYFCRRFSRRSDVCISVHPHNDRGTGVASAELAVMAGADRVEGCLFGNGERTGNVCLVTLAMNLYSQGVSPNLDFSDMNRVVEVVEACNQLPVHPRHPWAGRLAYTAFSGSHQDAIKKGFDARQPGARWEMPYLPVDPQDIGCTYEAVIRVNSQSGKSGSAWLIEQNHGLKLPRALQQDFSQHVQQETDSHGKEMTQTRLWQLFRSRYGLVATPHFALQSYRSDSQQDGQLRLTASVATQGGMRQLEGQGNGLLSAAAQGLSRWMNAPFVIKDYHEHTLGERSDSRSVAYICCLFQDGSSRWGVGIDSDVARASIQALFNAVSRS; this is translated from the coding sequence ATGCTGAACACACCCGCCGACAAATACCAACCTTACCCCGCCGTTTTCCTTCCCGACCGTCGCTGGCCGGAGCAACGCATCACCCGTGCCCCGCGGTGGCTCTCGACCGACCTGCGCGACGGCAATCAGGCGCTTGCCGAACCGATGGACAGCGTGCGCAAACTGCAGTTCTGGGATCTGCTGCTGAGCTGCGGGTTTAAAGAAATTGAGGTTGCGTTCCCGTCAGCGTCACAGACGGACTTCAACTTTGTCCGCCTGCTGATTGAAGAGAACCGAATCCCGGATGACGTCACCATACAGGTGCTGACCCAGGCGCGGGAAGATCTTATTATCCGCACCTTTGCGTCCCTGCGCGGCGCGAAACAGGCCACCGTGCACCTGTACAACGCGACCGCCCCGCTGTTCCGCCGCCTGGTGTTTGGCATGGAAAAAGCGCAAATTGTTGAGCTGGCGGCGCGCTCCACGCGCCTCATCCGCACGCTGTGCGAAGAGAACCCGGACACCCGCTGGCAGTACGAGTACTCCCCGGAAACCTTCTGCTTTACCGAACCGGAATTTGCGCTGGAGATTTGTGAAGCGGTGGCAGAAATCTGGCAGCCGTGCGCCGAACGCCCGATGGTGATCAACCTGCCCGCCACCGTCGAAGTGAGCACGCCGAACGTATATGCAGACCAGATTGAGTACTTTTGCCGCCGCTTCAGCCGCCGCAGCGATGTCTGTATTAGCGTGCACCCGCATAACGATCGCGGTACCGGCGTGGCTAGCGCGGAGCTGGCGGTGATGGCAGGCGCCGACCGCGTCGAAGGCTGCCTGTTTGGCAACGGCGAGCGCACGGGCAACGTCTGCCTTGTGACGCTGGCAATGAATCTCTACAGTCAGGGCGTTAGCCCGAATCTGGACTTTAGCGATATGAACCGGGTGGTGGAGGTGGTGGAAGCCTGCAACCAGCTGCCGGTGCACCCGCGCCATCCGTGGGCGGGCCGGCTGGCCTATACCGCCTTCTCCGGCTCGCACCAGGACGCTATCAAAAAAGGCTTTGATGCCCGTCAGCCCGGCGCGCGCTGGGAAATGCCTTATCTCCCGGTCGATCCGCAGGATATTGGCTGTACTTACGAAGCGGTGATCCGCGTGAACAGCCAGTCGGGCAAAAGCGGCAGCGCGTGGCTCATCGAACAGAACCATGGCCTGAAACTGCCCCGCGCCCTGCAGCAGGACTTTAGCCAGCACGTGCAGCAGGAAACCGACAGCCACGGGAAAGAGATGACGCAAACTAGACTCTGGCAGCTGTTCCGCAGCCGCTACGGCCTGGTAGCCACGCCGCACTTTGCGCTGCAATCGTATCGCAGCGACAGCCAGCAGGACGGCCAGCTGCGTTTGACCGCCAGCGTCGCCACGCAGGGGGGAATGCGCCAGCTCGAAGGCCAGGGTAACGGGCTGTTATCCGCCGCGGCTCAGGGTTTGAGCCGCTGGATGAACGCGCCGTTTGTGATTAAGGATTATCACGAACATACGCTGGGTGAGCGCAGCGACAGCCGTTCAGTCGCCTATATCTGCTGCCTGTTCCAGGACGGCAGCAGCCGCTGGGGCGTGGGGATTGACAGCGACGTGGCGCGCGCGTCGATTCAGGCGCTCTTTAACGCCGTCAGTCGTTCTTAA
- the emrB gene encoding multidrug efflux MFS transporter permease subunit EmrB: protein MQQQKPQKPLEGAQLVIMTIALSLATFMQVLDSTIANVAIPTIAGNLGSSLSQGTWVITSFGVANAISIPITGWLAKRVGEVKLFLWSTILFVIASWACGMSNSLTMLIFFRVIQGIVAGPLIPLSQSLLLNNYPPAKRSIALALWSMTVIVAPICGPILGGYISDNYHWGWIFFINVPIGAIVVMMTLQSLRGRETRTEQRRIDAIGLALLVVGIGSLQVMLDQGKELDWFNSREIIILTIVAVVSLSFLIVWELTDDNPIVDLSLFKSRNFTIGCLCISLAYMLYFGAIVLLPQLLQEVYGYTATWAGLASAPVGLIPVLLSPIIGRFAHKLDMRRLVTFSFIMYAVCFYWRAYTFEPGMDFGASAWPQFIQGFAVACFFMPLTTITLSGLPPERMAAASSLSNFTRTLAGSIGTSITTTLWTNRESLHHAQLTEAVNPFNPNSQQMYSQLQGMGMTEQQASGWIAQQITNQGLIISANEIFWISAGIFIVLLGLVWFAKPPFGAGSGGGGAH, encoded by the coding sequence ATGCAACAGCAAAAGCCGCAAAAACCGCTGGAAGGCGCGCAGCTGGTCATCATGACCATTGCGCTGTCGCTGGCGACATTCATGCAGGTGCTGGACTCTACCATCGCAAACGTGGCGATCCCCACGATCGCCGGGAACCTTGGCTCGTCATTGAGCCAGGGGACCTGGGTCATTACCTCGTTCGGGGTGGCAAACGCCATCTCCATTCCGATCACCGGCTGGCTGGCGAAGCGCGTCGGTGAGGTGAAGCTGTTCCTGTGGTCAACGATCTTATTCGTTATCGCCTCCTGGGCGTGCGGCATGTCCAACAGCCTGACGATGCTGATTTTCTTCCGCGTCATTCAGGGGATCGTTGCCGGGCCGCTGATCCCGCTGTCGCAGAGTTTACTCCTGAACAACTACCCGCCCGCCAAGCGCTCCATCGCGCTGGCGCTGTGGTCAATGACCGTGATTGTCGCGCCGATTTGCGGGCCGATCCTCGGCGGGTATATCAGCGATAACTACCACTGGGGCTGGATCTTCTTCATCAACGTCCCCATTGGCGCCATCGTGGTAATGATGACGCTGCAGTCGCTGCGTGGCCGGGAAACGCGAACGGAACAGCGGCGTATCGACGCCATTGGTCTGGCGCTGCTGGTTGTCGGCATCGGTAGCCTGCAGGTAATGCTCGACCAGGGTAAAGAGCTGGACTGGTTCAACTCCCGGGAGATTATCATCCTGACCATCGTCGCGGTGGTGTCGCTTAGCTTCCTGATTGTCTGGGAGCTGACGGACGATAACCCGATAGTCGACCTCTCGCTCTTCAAGTCGCGAAACTTCACCATCGGCTGCCTGTGTATCAGCCTCGCCTACATGCTCTACTTCGGCGCGATCGTTCTGCTGCCGCAGCTGTTGCAGGAGGTATACGGCTATACCGCAACCTGGGCTGGTTTGGCCTCTGCGCCAGTGGGATTGATCCCGGTCCTGCTGTCGCCGATTATCGGCCGCTTCGCCCACAAGCTCGACATGCGCAGGCTGGTGACGTTCAGCTTCATCATGTACGCCGTGTGCTTCTACTGGCGCGCGTACACGTTCGAACCGGGGATGGACTTTGGTGCCTCCGCGTGGCCGCAGTTTATTCAGGGCTTTGCCGTGGCGTGCTTCTTTATGCCGCTCACCACCATCACGCTTTCGGGACTACCGCCTGAGCGCATGGCGGCGGCATCGAGCCTGTCGAACTTTACGCGAACGCTGGCGGGCTCGATTGGCACGTCCATCACCACGACGCTGTGGACCAACCGCGAATCACTGCACCATGCGCAGCTGACCGAAGCGGTGAACCCGTTCAACCCAAACTCTCAGCAGATGTATAGCCAGCTGCAGGGAATGGGCATGACGGAGCAGCAGGCGTCAGGGTGGATAGCCCAGCAGATCACCAACCAGGGGCTGATTATCTCTGCCAACGAGATTTTCTGGATATCCGCAGGGATCTTTATCGTCCTGCTGGGGCTGGTGTGGTTTGCTAAACCGCCGTTTGGTGCCGGTAGCGGAGGTGGAGGCGCGCACTAG
- the emrA gene encoding multidrug efflux MFS transporter periplasmic adaptor subunit EmrA, giving the protein MSANAENTTPQQPVNKKGKRKSALLVLTLLFIIIAVAYGIYWFLVLRHVEETDDAYVAGNQVQIMAQVSGSVTKVWADNTDFVQKGDVLVTLDPTDAQQAFEKAQTELASSVRQTRQLMINSKQLQASIDVQKTALAQAQSDLNRRVPLGTANLIGREELQHARDAVASAQAQLDVAIQQYNANQAMVLGTSLENQPAVKQAATEVRNAWLALQRTKIVSPMTGYVSRRSVQPGAQISTTTPLMAVVPANNLWVDANFKETQLAHMRIGQTATVVSDIYGDDVKYTGKVVGLDMGTGSAFSLLPAQNATGNWIKVVQRLPVRIELDAKQLADHPLRIGLSTLVTVDTANRDGQILASQVRSTPAYESNAREISLDPVNKLIDDIVKANAG; this is encoded by the coding sequence ATGAGCGCAAATGCGGAGAACACTACCCCGCAGCAACCGGTCAATAAGAAAGGCAAACGCAAGAGCGCCCTTCTTGTCCTGACCTTGCTCTTTATTATTATTGCCGTGGCATATGGGATCTATTGGTTTTTAGTACTGCGTCATGTTGAAGAGACAGACGACGCATACGTGGCAGGGAACCAGGTACAAATTATGGCGCAGGTGTCGGGCAGCGTGACGAAAGTCTGGGCTGACAATACCGACTTTGTGCAAAAAGGCGATGTGCTGGTCACGCTCGATCCGACCGACGCCCAACAGGCGTTTGAAAAAGCACAGACGGAGCTGGCGTCCAGCGTTCGTCAGACCCGCCAGCTGATGATCAACAGCAAGCAGCTTCAGGCCAGCATCGACGTGCAGAAAACCGCACTGGCGCAGGCGCAGAGCGACCTCAATCGCCGTGTTCCTCTCGGCACCGCCAACCTGATCGGCCGTGAAGAGCTGCAGCACGCCCGCGATGCCGTTGCCAGCGCGCAGGCTCAGCTGGACGTGGCGATCCAGCAGTACAACGCTAACCAGGCGATGGTGCTGGGCACCAGCCTGGAAAACCAGCCAGCGGTGAAACAGGCGGCGACCGAAGTGCGAAACGCCTGGCTTGCCCTGCAGCGTACCAAAATCGTCAGCCCGATGACCGGCTACGTCTCCCGCCGTTCCGTTCAGCCTGGCGCGCAGATTAGCACCACGACGCCGCTGATGGCGGTCGTTCCGGCGAACAATCTGTGGGTGGATGCGAACTTCAAAGAGACGCAGCTTGCCCATATGCGCATTGGCCAGACCGCGACCGTGGTCAGCGACATCTACGGTGATGACGTCAAGTACACCGGTAAAGTCGTCGGCCTGGACATGGGGACCGGCAGCGCCTTCTCCCTGCTGCCTGCGCAGAACGCCACCGGCAACTGGATCAAAGTGGTTCAGCGCCTGCCCGTGCGTATCGAGCTGGATGCAAAACAGCTGGCGGACCATCCGCTGCGTATTGGCCTTTCCACGCTGGTGACGGTGGATACCGCCAACCGCGATGGACAGATCCTGGCAAGCCAGGTTCGCAGCACCCCGGCTTATGAAAGTAACGCCCGTGAAATTAGCCTCGATCCGGTCAACAAGCTGATCGATGACATCGTGAAGGCAAACGCCGGTTAA
- the mprA gene encoding transcriptional repressor MprA, which yields MDSSFTPIEQMLKFRASRHEEFPYQEILLTRLCMHMQGKLLDNRNKMLKAQGINETLFMALITLESQENHSIQPSELSCALGSSRTNATRIADELEKRGWIERRESDNDRRCLHLQLTDKGHEFLREVLPPQHNCLHQLWSALSTAERDQLEHITRKLLTRLDQMDEDGAVLEALR from the coding sequence ATGGATAGTTCGTTTACGCCCATTGAACAAATGCTTAAATTCCGCGCCAGTCGTCATGAGGAGTTCCCGTACCAGGAAATCCTGCTGACCCGCCTGTGCATGCACATGCAGGGTAAGCTGCTGGATAATCGTAATAAAATGCTGAAAGCTCAAGGGATTAACGAGACGTTGTTTATGGCGTTAATTACGCTGGAGTCTCAGGAAAATCACAGCATTCAGCCGTCTGAGCTGAGCTGCGCGCTGGGTTCATCCCGCACCAACGCAACCCGCATTGCTGACGAGCTGGAAAAGCGCGGCTGGATTGAACGCCGTGAAAGCGACAACGATCGCCGTTGCCTGCATCTGCAGCTGACCGACAAAGGTCACGAATTCCTGCGTGAGGTGCTTCCACCTCAGCACAATTGTCTGCACCAACTCTGGTCTGCCCTCAGCACCGCCGAGCGCGACCAGCTTGAGCACATCACTCGCAAGCTGCTCACCCGTCTGGATCAGATGGATGAAGACGGTGCCGTTCTTGAGGCGCTGCGCTAA
- a CDS encoding MFS transporter, whose amino-acid sequence MTKTTQGLSPALILLMSVATGLAVASNYYAQPLLDTIARAFNLSASSAGFIVTAAQLGYAAGLLFLVPLGDMFERRMLIVSMTLLAAGGMLITASSQSLTMMIIGTALTGLFSVVAQILVPLAATLASPEKRGKVVGTIMSGLLLGILLARTVAGLLASLGGWRTVYWVASVLMAVMALALWRGLPKVKPENNLNYPQLLASVFSLFTQDKLLRTRALLGCFTFANFSILWTSMAFLLASPPFNYSEGVIGLFGLAGAAGALGARPAGGLADKGKSHMTTSAGLVLLLLSWAAIWYGHVSVLALIVGILVLDLTVQGVHITNQTVIYRVKPDARNRLTAGYMTSYFIGGAAGSLISAAAWQHAGWTGVCTIGAVVAALNLLVWWRGYHRQEAIN is encoded by the coding sequence ATGACAAAAACAACTCAAGGGCTTAGCCCCGCACTCATCCTTTTAATGTCCGTGGCAACGGGTCTGGCGGTCGCCAGCAACTATTACGCGCAACCTCTGCTCGATACCATCGCTCGCGCCTTTAACCTTTCCGCCAGCTCGGCCGGCTTTATCGTCACGGCGGCGCAGCTGGGCTATGCCGCGGGGCTGCTGTTCCTCGTCCCGCTCGGCGATATGTTTGAACGCCGGATGCTGATTGTCTCTATGACGCTTCTTGCAGCGGGCGGCATGCTGATCACCGCCAGCAGCCAGTCGCTGACGATGATGATTATTGGCACCGCGCTGACGGGGCTGTTCTCGGTCGTCGCGCAAATCCTGGTGCCGCTGGCCGCCACGCTCGCCTCACCGGAAAAACGCGGCAAAGTGGTCGGCACTATTATGAGCGGACTTTTGCTCGGGATTTTGCTGGCGCGAACCGTTGCCGGGCTGCTGGCAAGCCTGGGCGGCTGGCGTACCGTTTACTGGGTGGCAAGCGTGCTGATGGCGGTAATGGCGCTGGCGCTGTGGCGCGGGCTGCCAAAAGTGAAGCCAGAAAATAACCTGAACTACCCGCAGCTTCTGGCCTCCGTGTTCAGCCTCTTCACGCAGGACAAGCTGCTGCGCACCCGCGCGCTGCTTGGCTGTTTCACCTTCGCCAACTTCAGCATCTTATGGACGTCGATGGCCTTTCTGCTGGCCTCACCGCCGTTTAACTATTCCGAAGGGGTCATTGGCCTGTTTGGTCTGGCGGGTGCCGCAGGCGCGCTGGGCGCGCGTCCGGCCGGCGGGCTGGCTGATAAAGGCAAGTCGCATATGACCACCTCTGCCGGTCTGGTGCTGCTGCTGCTCTCCTGGGCGGCTATCTGGTACGGGCACGTCTCGGTGCTGGCGCTGATCGTCGGGATTCTGGTGCTCGACCTCACCGTTCAGGGCGTGCACATCACCAACCAGACGGTTATCTACCGCGTGAAGCCGGACGCGCGTAACCGTCTTACCGCCGGGTACATGACCAGCTACTTCATCGGCGGGGCGGCGGGCTCATTAATTTCGGCGGCGGCATGGCAGCATGCGGGCTGGACAGGCGTGTGTACGATTGGAGCCGTCGTCGCCGCGCTGAACCTGCTTGTATGGTGGCGCGGGTATCATCGTCAGGAAGCGATTAACTAA
- the proX gene encoding glycine betaine/L-proline ABC transporter substrate-binding protein ProX, with amino-acid sequence MRHNVLFATAFATLVSTSAFAADLPGKGITVQPVQSTISEESFQTQIVSRALEKLGYTVNTASEVDYNVGYTSIASGDATFTAVNWQPLHDDMYAAAGGDKKFYREGTFVTGAAQGYLIDKKTADKYHITNIEQLKDPKIAKLFDTNGDGKADMMGCSPGWGCEAVINHQNKAFDLAKTVDVSHGNYSAMMADTIARFKEGKPVIYYTWTPYWVSDVLKPGKDVVWLQVPFSSLPGEQKDIDTKLPNGMNYGFPVNTMHIVANKAWAEKNPAAAKLFSVMKLPLADINAQNAMMHDGKSSEADVKGHVDGWIKAHQQQFDGWVKEALAAQK; translated from the coding sequence ATGCGACATAACGTACTTTTTGCCACAGCGTTTGCGACCCTTGTCTCCACCAGCGCATTTGCAGCTGACCTGCCTGGCAAAGGCATTACCGTGCAGCCGGTTCAGAGCACTATTTCGGAAGAGTCCTTCCAGACCCAGATTGTCAGCCGCGCGCTGGAAAAGCTGGGCTATACGGTGAATACCGCCAGCGAAGTGGATTACAACGTCGGCTATACCTCGATTGCCTCCGGCGATGCCACCTTTACCGCCGTGAACTGGCAGCCGCTGCATGACGATATGTACGCCGCCGCCGGTGGCGACAAGAAATTCTATCGCGAAGGCACTTTCGTAACCGGCGCGGCGCAGGGTTATCTGATCGACAAGAAAACCGCCGATAAGTACCACATCACCAATATTGAGCAGCTGAAAGATCCGAAGATCGCCAAACTGTTCGATACCAACGGTGACGGCAAAGCCGACATGATGGGCTGCTCGCCGGGCTGGGGCTGTGAAGCGGTGATTAACCACCAGAACAAAGCGTTCGATCTGGCCAAGACCGTGGACGTGAGCCACGGCAACTACTCCGCGATGATGGCCGATACCATTGCCCGCTTTAAAGAAGGAAAACCGGTTATCTACTACACCTGGACCCCATACTGGGTGAGCGACGTGCTGAAGCCGGGTAAAGACGTGGTGTGGCTGCAGGTGCCGTTCTCCTCCCTTCCGGGCGAGCAGAAAGATATCGACACCAAACTGCCGAACGGCATGAACTACGGCTTCCCGGTGAACACCATGCATATCGTAGCCAACAAGGCGTGGGCGGAGAAAAACCCGGCGGCAGCGAAGCTGTTCTCGGTAATGAAGCTTCCGCTGGCGGATATCAACGCTCAGAACGCCATGATGCATGACGGCAAGTCGTCTGAAGCGGATGTGAAAGGCCACGTCGACGGCTGGATCAAGGCCCACCAGCAGCAGTTTGACGGCTGGGTGAAAGAGGCGCTTGCGGCGCAGAAGTAA
- the proW gene encoding glycine betaine/L-proline ABC transporter permease ProW yields MTDQSNPWGTAEAADSAAQSADAWGSTPAPADGGGTADWLNSAPAPAPEHFNIMDPFHKTLIPLDSWVTEGIDWVVTHFRPVFQGIRVPVDYILNGFQQLMLGMPAPVAIILFSLIAWQFGSAGMGIATLISLIAIGAIGAWSQAMITLALVLTALLFCVVIGLPMGIWLARSPRAAKIIRPLLDAMQTTPAFVYLVPIVMLFGIGNVPGVVVTIIFALPPIIRLTILGINQVPADLIEASRSFGASPRQMLFKVQLPLAMPTIMAGVNQTLMLALSMVVIASMIAVGGLGQMVLRGIGRLDMGLATVGGVGIVILAIILDRLTQAVGRDSRSRGNRRWYTTGPVGLFTRPFTKSK; encoded by the coding sequence ATGACCGATCAATCTAACCCATGGGGCACCGCTGAAGCAGCGGACAGCGCGGCACAATCTGCCGATGCGTGGGGTTCCACGCCCGCCCCTGCCGATGGCGGCGGTACGGCAGACTGGCTCAACAGCGCACCTGCACCTGCGCCAGAACACTTCAATATTATGGATCCGTTTCACAAAACGCTGATCCCATTGGACAGCTGGGTCACGGAAGGGATCGACTGGGTGGTCACCCACTTCCGTCCGGTCTTCCAGGGGATCCGCGTGCCGGTGGATTACATCCTCAACGGCTTCCAGCAGCTGATGCTGGGCATGCCTGCGCCCGTCGCCATTATCCTGTTCTCCCTGATTGCCTGGCAGTTTGGTAGCGCAGGGATGGGGATCGCCACGCTGATCTCGCTGATTGCCATTGGCGCGATTGGCGCGTGGTCTCAGGCGATGATCACCCTGGCGCTGGTGCTGACCGCCCTGCTCTTCTGCGTGGTGATTGGCCTGCCGATGGGGATCTGGCTGGCGCGCAGCCCGAGGGCGGCGAAGATTATTCGCCCGCTGCTGGATGCGATGCAGACCACCCCGGCGTTCGTTTATCTGGTACCTATCGTAATGCTGTTCGGCATCGGCAACGTGCCGGGCGTGGTGGTGACCATTATCTTCGCCCTGCCGCCGATTATTCGTCTGACCATCCTGGGGATTAACCAGGTGCCTGCGGATCTGATTGAAGCGTCACGCTCGTTCGGCGCCAGCCCGCGCCAGATGCTGTTTAAGGTTCAGCTCCCGCTGGCGATGCCAACCATTATGGCCGGCGTTAACCAGACGCTGATGCTGGCCCTGTCGATGGTGGTGATCGCCTCGATGATCGCCGTTGGCGGTCTGGGTCAGATGGTGCTTCGCGGTATTGGCCGCCTCGATATGGGGCTGGCAACCGTCGGCGGCGTCGGCATTGTGATCCTCGCCATCATTCTTGACCGCCTCACCCAGGCTGTCGGTCGTGATTCACGCAGTCGCGGCAACCGTCGCTGGTATACCACTGGCCCTGTCGGGTTATTCACCCGCCCTTTCACGAAATCAAAATAA